The proteins below come from a single Candidatus Limnocylindria bacterium genomic window:
- a CDS encoding response regulator — protein MARILIVEDDASSMDLALRIVRLARHEPITTMDGETAFAVAQATHPQLILLDLHIPRLDGYAFARAVRRETWGKDLRMVAVSASATPPDRERAIAAGCDGFLAKPYYPEQLRAVIDQYLPPHAKRTHKDR, from the coding sequence ATGGCCCGCATCCTCATCGTCGAAGATGACGCATCGAGCATGGACCTCGCACTCCGCATCGTGCGGCTGGCCCGCCACGAGCCCATCACGACGATGGACGGCGAGACCGCGTTCGCGGTCGCGCAGGCGACGCATCCACAGCTGATCCTCCTCGACTTGCACATTCCGCGGCTCGATGGCTACGCGTTCGCGCGCGCTGTGCGCAGAGAGACGTGGGGCAAAGACCTGCGGATGGTCGCTGTCTCGGCGTCCGCGACACCACCGGATCGTGAGCGCGCGATCGCCGCGGGGTGCGATGGATTCCTCGCGAAGCCGTATTACCCGGAGCAGCTCCGCGCCGTGATCGATCAATATCTGCCCCCGCACGCTAAGCGCACGCATAAAGACCGATAA
- a CDS encoding Fur family transcriptional regulator: MEIDERLRASGMRITVQRRLVLEALQRARHHVTAEDIATRIRARHPQIDPSTVYRNLEALEALGYVTHTHFDDRVTRWHRADAQRHGHLVCRSCGAEQELPIGLLEPLARRLRDEHGFRADLAHSAIVGICKACSNVSSV, encoded by the coding sequence ATGGAGATCGACGAGCGACTGCGCGCGAGTGGGATGCGCATCACCGTCCAGCGCCGCCTGGTCTTGGAGGCGCTCCAGCGCGCGCGCCACCATGTCACCGCGGAGGACATCGCGACGCGCATCCGGGCGCGCCACCCGCAGATCGACCCGTCGACGGTGTACCGGAACCTCGAAGCGCTCGAGGCGCTCGGCTACGTCACCCACACCCACTTCGACGACCGCGTCACGCGCTGGCACCGCGCCGACGCCCAGCGCCACGGCCACCTCGTCTGCCGGAGCTGTGGGGCCGAGCAGGAGCTTCCCATCGGCCTGCTCGAGCCTCTCGCGCGCCGGCTACGGGACGAACACGGTTTCCGCGCCGACCTGGCGCACTCGGCGATCGTCGGTATCTGCAAGGCCTGCTCGAACGTATCCTCTGTCTAG
- a CDS encoding FAD-dependent oxidoreductase has protein sequence MADYDLIIVGGGPAGLTAGLYAARANMSAVLLEGKDVGGEILNTDLIEDYPGFESVTGAELAQKMADHARKFGLKIETYARVKQIRVDGDRKVVELEDGTIHRAYVVIVTVGGEPTKLGVPGEAEYHGRGVSYCAVCDGAFFKGNDLAVVGGGDSAFQEGLFLTRFAKNLHVVHRRSEFKAQAILQDRLLAKDLVHAVTPATVKEIGGDGTAVRWMDVERAGKVERIPVEGVFIFIGFKPVGRELFKDHIDHDKNGYLITDQYMQTSIPGVYAAGDTRAQLAKQITTAVGDATTAVLHAERYIEELKDMERVFPQAPREVVAETATHMRILTFPPGAAVIREGERSDRFYVIAKGEAVVVQRGPDGAERTLNTLHTGDYFGEVGLLSGHKRNATVRAKTSLEVLALEDDAFRKLVASSQATGDEIARVAGSRRHEDGAAD, from the coding sequence TTGGCCGACTACGACCTCATCATCGTCGGCGGTGGCCCCGCCGGATTGACCGCCGGACTGTACGCCGCACGGGCGAACATGAGCGCCGTGCTGCTCGAGGGCAAGGACGTCGGCGGAGAGATCCTCAACACCGACCTGATCGAGGACTACCCGGGGTTCGAGTCGGTGACCGGAGCCGAGCTTGCCCAGAAGATGGCGGACCATGCACGCAAATTCGGTCTCAAGATCGAGACCTACGCGCGCGTCAAGCAGATCCGCGTCGACGGCGACCGGAAGGTCGTCGAGCTCGAGGACGGCACCATCCACCGCGCGTACGTGGTCATCGTCACCGTGGGCGGCGAGCCCACGAAGCTCGGCGTTCCCGGCGAAGCCGAGTACCACGGCCGTGGGGTCTCCTACTGCGCAGTGTGCGACGGCGCCTTCTTCAAGGGGAACGATCTCGCGGTCGTCGGCGGCGGCGACAGCGCGTTCCAGGAGGGTCTCTTCCTCACGCGCTTCGCGAAGAACCTGCACGTCGTGCACCGGCGCAGCGAGTTCAAGGCGCAGGCGATCCTGCAGGACCGTCTGCTCGCAAAGGATCTGGTCCACGCCGTGACTCCGGCGACGGTCAAGGAGATCGGCGGCGACGGCACAGCCGTGCGGTGGATGGACGTCGAACGCGCCGGAAAGGTCGAGCGCATCCCGGTCGAAGGCGTGTTCATCTTCATCGGCTTCAAGCCGGTCGGCCGCGAGCTCTTCAAGGATCACATCGACCACGACAAGAACGGCTACCTCATCACCGACCAGTACATGCAGACGAGCATTCCCGGCGTGTATGCCGCGGGCGACACGCGCGCGCAGCTCGCAAAACAGATCACGACCGCGGTCGGTGACGCGACGACGGCGGTGCTCCATGCGGAGCGTTACATCGAGGAGCTGAAGGACATGGAGCGCGTCTTCCCCCAGGCCCCGCGCGAGGTCGTGGCCGAGACGGCAACGCATATGCGGATCCTCACGTTCCCGCCGGGCGCGGCGGTCATCCGCGAAGGAGAGCGATCGGATCGGTTTTACGTCATCGCGAAGGGCGAGGCCGTCGTCGTCCAGCGCGGTCCGGATGGTGCCGAGCGCACCTTGAACACGCTGCACACCGGCGACTACTTCGGCGAGGTCGGGCTCCTGAGCGGGCACAAGCGCAACGCGACCGTTCGAGCCAAGACATCCCTTGAGGTCCTCGCGCTCGAGGACGACGCCTTCCGAAAGCTCGTGGCGAGCTCGCAAGCCACGGGTGATGAGATCGCCCGCGTCGCCGGATCGCGTCGCCACGAGGACGGGGCCGCCGACTAG
- a CDS encoding NYN domain-containing protein, with translation MPDVALLIDWENVYYTLRQHTTGPLPSSLAILQAILKKAAEFGPVRVKLAIFGQEVAMQDETLLMALEFTGMEPIPVAQRMSGRLLKGRSDAVLITRAMKLLYKDRPDIEVWFIVSGDRDLNALCKALKDEDKKVYLVAGDLSLANELRESPHLRDDVFLLEDLIPEARWTRGGLRADDTQFGKEERRPEEPAAARTRARRGGSGRGGGGRAIRATPPVVPAVVPTAAPESDKEQRRLAVLLLDQLVATHASSMARGDFVRSVVPLSEKEASSVLEERIDAAIEQHHIEAKLEGRMRAKAKQLLSPNFSSPLVAETYFHFVRLLRRINTVTKDTKRVPVVEAVLDPLSRADQPGGIARGRTQRRVLLETLFNIAEERGAIQSESVQRDGREITMCWLVDDHPLVMYARQPAAAIAHLFNFVSTTRARGDRADWVNAALFAELLSRVEGDALESNIRSAVERGIMKPEDHGKKAGFVVTRDHPEARTVLGEFGGLNGDAVERVVTVTTAASETDDQDEGEPAPALAAPASGPVTNGTPALPRKRTRRGSRGGRRRGGRGRNKTTAAGTGTEAAD, from the coding sequence TTGCCCGACGTCGCTCTCCTCATTGACTGGGAGAACGTCTACTACACGCTGCGGCAGCACACCACAGGACCGCTGCCGTCATCACTCGCGATCCTGCAGGCGATCCTCAAGAAAGCCGCCGAATTCGGCCCCGTCCGCGTGAAGCTCGCGATCTTCGGACAGGAGGTCGCGATGCAGGACGAGACGCTGCTCATGGCGCTCGAGTTCACCGGCATGGAGCCGATCCCGGTGGCGCAGCGCATGAGCGGCCGGCTCCTCAAAGGCCGGTCCGACGCGGTCCTGATCACGCGCGCGATGAAGCTCCTCTACAAGGATCGTCCGGACATCGAGGTCTGGTTCATCGTTTCCGGTGACCGCGATCTCAACGCCCTGTGCAAGGCGCTCAAGGACGAAGACAAGAAGGTCTATCTCGTCGCGGGCGATCTTTCTCTCGCCAACGAGCTCCGTGAGTCCCCGCACCTTCGCGACGACGTGTTCCTGCTCGAGGACCTGATACCCGAGGCCCGCTGGACTCGCGGAGGCCTGCGCGCCGACGACACGCAGTTCGGGAAGGAAGAGCGGCGTCCCGAAGAGCCCGCCGCTGCGCGTACGCGCGCTCGGCGGGGCGGCAGCGGCCGCGGTGGCGGAGGGCGCGCGATACGAGCAACGCCGCCGGTCGTGCCGGCCGTCGTTCCCACCGCGGCGCCCGAATCCGATAAGGAACAGCGGCGACTCGCGGTCCTCCTGCTCGACCAGCTGGTGGCGACTCATGCCTCATCGATGGCCCGCGGCGACTTCGTCCGCTCGGTCGTGCCGCTCTCCGAGAAGGAAGCGTCCAGCGTCCTCGAGGAGAGGATCGACGCGGCGATCGAACAGCACCACATCGAGGCGAAGCTCGAGGGCCGCATGCGCGCAAAGGCGAAGCAGCTGCTCTCGCCGAACTTCAGCTCCCCGCTCGTCGCTGAGACCTACTTCCACTTCGTGCGCCTCCTCCGTCGCATCAACACCGTCACGAAAGACACCAAGCGCGTACCGGTCGTCGAGGCCGTCCTCGATCCGCTCTCGCGCGCGGACCAGCCGGGCGGTATCGCGCGTGGTCGGACGCAGCGTCGCGTTCTGCTGGAGACGCTCTTCAACATCGCCGAGGAGCGCGGCGCGATCCAGAGCGAGTCGGTCCAGCGCGATGGGCGCGAGATCACGATGTGCTGGCTCGTCGATGACCATCCGCTCGTCATGTACGCACGTCAGCCGGCTGCTGCGATCGCGCACCTCTTCAACTTCGTCAGCACGACACGTGCACGCGGCGACCGCGCGGACTGGGTCAATGCCGCATTGTTCGCGGAGCTCCTGTCGCGAGTGGAGGGCGACGCGCTCGAGTCGAACATCCGCAGCGCCGTGGAGCGCGGGATCATGAAGCCCGAGGACCACGGCAAGAAGGCCGGCTTCGTCGTCACACGCGACCACCCGGAAGCGCGTACCGTCCTCGGAGAATTTGGCGGCCTGAACGGCGATGCTGTCGAGCGCGTCGTGACGGTGACTACTGCCGCGTCGGAGACCGACGACCAGGACGAGGGCGAGCCCGCGCCAGCGCTAGCGGCGCCGGCGAGTGGTCCAGTTACGAACGGAACGCCTGCCCTGCCACGCAAGCGCACGCGACGCGGGTCGCGCGGCGGAAGGCGTCGCGGTGGACGCGGGCGCAACAAGACGACGGCCGCGGGAACGGGGACGGAAGCAGCCGACTGA
- a CDS encoding cytochrome c encodes MLFGGLWLSLGSPITWPSAVRLALQERRGEQIYNANCLSCHLGPTGGTIEDDPPRHNANGHTWHHPDCALRRMVREGSAGISEVGRPAVPMQPFKDRLSSEDIDAVLAYIKTMWLPWQQQAQATFTHEMCFETGA; translated from the coding sequence GTGCTTTTTGGCGGTCTCTGGCTGAGCCTGGGCTCGCCGATCACGTGGCCGAGCGCGGTGCGCTTGGCGCTACAGGAGCGGCGAGGAGAGCAGATCTACAACGCCAACTGCCTCAGCTGTCACCTCGGTCCGACCGGTGGGACCATCGAGGACGACCCGCCCCGTCATAACGCCAACGGGCATACCTGGCACCACCCGGATTGCGCGCTGAGACGGATGGTCCGCGAGGGTTCGGCCGGGATATCCGAAGTCGGCAGGCCGGCCGTGCCGATGCAGCCATTCAAAGATCGCCTGTCGTCCGAGGACATCGATGCCGTGCTCGCGTATATCAAGACGATGTGGCTGCCTTGGCAGCAGCAGGCCCAGGCGACTTTCACGCACGAGATGTGCTTCGAAACTGGCGCCTGA
- a CDS encoding copper resistance protein CopC — protein sequence MRGLLAALVAASILILMGGAAAAHANYVKSNPASDARLTKPPAEVRVTFSETPDARGSDVAVLDTSGKRLDNRDVTLVTDEANTLRVSLGTIGDGGYLVSWTAVSAVDGHETKGAFAFAVNAPLPQFTKDFAPSAPPPTALEIAGRVLSYAGTALLTGLAFFTMFIRVPTGGAEMRRELRLVTVGGAALVIGSALLFLNLGTTIPQRLLLLLVLRALAGVAAVASLAVPLRLLPADARREATAFFGLAAGLTATLVSHAAASGDLRYVALDYLHIIAISIWLGGVVAFAYVAMPSARSDDPHALGRTIWRFSLTALVAVAVIITTGTLQSLDRLVLLEDLIETPYGIALLAKIVLLVGLVGLGALNLLVWGPRMRRGLAASAQFRRGVVSESALFAGVLVAASFLTAFAPPARANGAAFDETKHVSGIRIELLTSTTLPGRNRFAVRVQQGLTPISGAEKVTLRFTMVEHDMGEQELVATERAPGEYVAEGSPTAMLGTWKVETIVRLSGRADIHTLFTVPVSQPEGQGATTKIVAIPPYQLIVFSEPFQPQAGAPLTLNVVVTDSKGDPVTGRKVHATFSGPGTQAPLDGVENGAELGPGRYRFTVPGLDAGSWKITLSVSDAGSGVYDLEVSR from the coding sequence GTGCGCGGTCTCCTCGCGGCGCTCGTCGCCGCGTCCATCCTCATCCTGATGGGCGGCGCGGCGGCAGCGCACGCGAATTACGTGAAGTCGAACCCCGCGTCCGATGCGCGGCTCACCAAGCCGCCGGCAGAGGTGCGCGTCACGTTCAGCGAAACGCCGGACGCGCGCGGCAGTGACGTCGCGGTGCTCGACACCAGTGGCAAGCGCCTCGACAACCGCGACGTCACGCTGGTGACCGACGAAGCGAACACGCTGCGCGTGTCGCTCGGCACCATCGGTGACGGCGGCTACCTCGTTTCGTGGACGGCGGTCTCGGCTGTCGACGGCCACGAGACGAAGGGAGCGTTCGCGTTCGCGGTCAACGCTCCGCTTCCGCAGTTCACGAAGGACTTCGCGCCGTCCGCCCCGCCTCCGACCGCTCTCGAGATCGCTGGACGCGTGTTGTCCTACGCGGGGACGGCGCTGCTCACGGGTCTCGCGTTCTTCACGATGTTCATCCGCGTCCCGACGGGTGGGGCCGAGATGCGGCGCGAGCTGCGCCTCGTGACCGTCGGCGGCGCGGCTCTCGTCATCGGCAGCGCCCTGCTCTTCTTGAATCTAGGCACGACCATTCCGCAGCGTCTCCTCCTGCTCCTGGTATTGCGCGCGCTCGCCGGCGTCGCAGCCGTCGCGTCGCTGGCCGTGCCGCTGCGTCTGCTACCCGCCGACGCTCGCCGCGAGGCGACCGCGTTCTTCGGGCTTGCGGCGGGACTCACCGCGACGCTGGTCTCGCATGCTGCGGCGAGCGGCGACCTCCGCTACGTCGCGCTCGACTATCTCCACATCATCGCGATCTCGATCTGGCTCGGCGGTGTCGTGGCGTTCGCGTACGTCGCGATGCCGTCAGCGCGATCCGACGACCCGCACGCGCTCGGCCGGACGATCTGGCGGTTCTCACTAACCGCACTCGTGGCCGTCGCGGTCATCATCACGACGGGCACGCTGCAGTCGCTCGACCGTCTCGTCCTCCTCGAGGATCTCATCGAGACGCCCTACGGCATCGCGCTGCTCGCGAAGATCGTGCTCCTCGTCGGCCTCGTCGGTCTCGGCGCGCTCAACCTGCTGGTGTGGGGACCGCGTATGCGGCGCGGCCTCGCAGCAAGCGCGCAGTTCCGGCGCGGCGTCGTCTCCGAATCCGCGCTCTTCGCCGGCGTGCTCGTGGCCGCTTCATTCCTCACCGCCTTCGCACCGCCGGCGCGGGCGAACGGCGCCGCGTTCGACGAGACCAAGCACGTCAGCGGCATCCGCATCGAGCTCCTGACATCGACGACGCTGCCGGGGCGCAACCGCTTCGCGGTCAGGGTGCAGCAGGGACTCACGCCGATCAGTGGTGCGGAGAAGGTCACGCTGCGCTTCACGATGGTCGAGCACGACATGGGCGAGCAGGAGCTCGTCGCGACCGAGCGCGCTCCTGGCGAGTACGTCGCCGAAGGCAGCCCGACAGCGATGCTCGGCACGTGGAAGGTCGAGACGATCGTGCGTCTGTCCGGCCGCGCCGACATCCACACGCTGTTCACGGTGCCGGTATCCCAGCCCGAGGGCCAGGGTGCGACGACGAAGATCGTCGCGATCCCGCCCTACCAGCTCATCGTGTTCTCGGAGCCGTTCCAGCCGCAGGCCGGCGCACCCCTCACTCTCAATGTCGTCGTGACTGACTCGAAAGGCGATCCGGTGACCGGGAGGAAAGTGCACGCGACATTCAGCGGGCCCGGCACGCAGGCGCCACTGGACGGCGTCGAGAACGGCGCAGAGCTCGGCCCGGGCCGTTACCGGTTCACGGTACCCGGCCTGGACGCCGGCTCGTGGAAGATCACGCTGAGCGTGAGCGACGCCGGCAGCGGGGTGTACGACCTCGAAGTGAGCCGCTGA
- a CDS encoding TldD/PmbA family protein, with the protein MPERDSQLSDLVELGARRGAAYADARHVEREFEAVSVRDGEVESVTRSGDRGIGFRVVHRGAWGFAATDRVDESSLRTIVDEAFARAEAAASTRTRQVTLAPVAPQRGEYRTTLERDPFAVPVAERIALLRAADANLKGPHAVSRRGSIAAYRTRKHLVTSEGTDVRQEIVESGAGVSVTAVKAGAKPAQRYDGRLTRQAGWEFIEHLDLAGRAARYRDDAEAMLDAPLAAERPTTLVFTPEFLALLVHESCGHPTEADRVLEYEVAFAGTTFMWPKDRGALRYGSEHVSMTADATVPGGMGTFGWDDDGVPAMRTKLIDRGTFVGYLTSRETAAALGVPVAIGSARAEGWQHFPIVRMVNVSLDPGRQSYDALIKGVAEGLLMESPASYSLDDKRQNFHFSTQSARVIRNGVLEGYARGVSFQSLTPAFWGRCDGVADDWELHGFLSCAKGEPLQLMRVGHGAAHARFRDVPIEVRG; encoded by the coding sequence GTGCCCGAGCGCGACTCCCAGCTGTCGGATCTCGTGGAGCTCGGCGCGCGGCGGGGCGCGGCTTACGCCGACGCGCGGCACGTCGAGCGCGAATTCGAGGCCGTCTCCGTGCGCGATGGCGAGGTCGAATCGGTCACGCGATCGGGTGATCGCGGCATCGGCTTCCGAGTCGTGCACCGGGGCGCGTGGGGCTTCGCCGCGACCGATCGCGTCGACGAGTCGTCGCTCCGCACCATCGTTGACGAGGCCTTTGCGCGTGCCGAGGCCGCGGCGAGCACACGGACGCGCCAGGTGACGCTCGCGCCGGTCGCACCGCAGCGCGGCGAGTACCGGACCACGCTCGAGCGTGATCCGTTCGCCGTCCCGGTAGCCGAGCGGATCGCGCTGCTGCGGGCCGCCGACGCCAACCTGAAAGGTCCGCATGCGGTGTCGCGCCGCGGGAGTATCGCCGCGTACCGCACGCGCAAGCATCTCGTGACCAGCGAGGGCACCGACGTGCGGCAGGAGATCGTCGAGTCCGGCGCCGGCGTGAGCGTCACGGCGGTGAAAGCCGGCGCGAAGCCGGCGCAGCGCTACGACGGCCGCCTCACGCGCCAGGCCGGGTGGGAGTTCATCGAGCACCTCGATCTCGCCGGCCGTGCCGCCCGCTATCGCGACGACGCCGAGGCGATGCTCGACGCGCCGCTTGCCGCGGAGCGCCCCACGACGCTCGTCTTCACGCCCGAGTTCCTCGCCCTGCTCGTGCACGAGTCCTGCGGTCATCCGACCGAGGCCGACCGCGTGCTCGAGTACGAGGTCGCGTTCGCGGGCACGACCTTCATGTGGCCGAAGGATCGCGGCGCGCTCCGCTACGGTTCTGAGCACGTGTCGATGACCGCCGACGCGACGGTCCCCGGCGGCATGGGCACGTTCGGGTGGGACGACGACGGCGTCCCGGCGATGCGCACGAAGCTCATCGACCGCGGCACGTTCGTGGGCTATCTCACGTCGCGTGAAACGGCGGCCGCGCTCGGCGTGCCGGTCGCGATCGGATCCGCGCGCGCCGAGGGCTGGCAGCACTTTCCCATCGTGCGCATGGTGAACGTCAGCCTGGACCCCGGGAGGCAGAGCTACGACGCGCTCATCAAAGGGGTGGCGGAAGGCCTGCTGATGGAGTCGCCCGCCTCGTATTCGCTCGACGACAAACGCCAGAACTTCCACTTCTCGACGCAGTCCGCGCGCGTGATCCGGAACGGTGTGCTCGAGGGCTACGCGCGCGGCGTCTCGTTCCAGTCGCTGACTCCCGCGTTCTGGGGACGCTGCGACGGCGTCGCCGACGACTGGGAGCTGCACGGCTTCCTCTCGTGTGCCAAGGGCGAGCCGCTGCAGCTCATGCGCGTCGGGCACGGCGCCGCGCACGCACGCTTTCGCGACGTGCCGATCGAGGTCCGCGGATGA
- a CDS encoding TldD/PmbA family protein has translation MTARGRDAMLAPLQDALRDAKGDEAELWVHRRRSAITRYAKNEIHQNAVADETHAQARVIVGKAMGIASGNSLDPAELRRLVGDAAAAARESAPNAEWPGLSEPGPASEPRSYDADTARADAADQADAIKRITAAAKARGFRAAGTHQIELTEDSLANTNGVGRYAPSTMAYLRALVTSDTGTGWAEDLGWSTRSLDADGVAARAIEKAALNRDRTQLPPGDYEAVFEELAVAEVLRFMSLTGLTGLTLKDGRSFMKDRFGEQVTGQRFSLWDDGLDDRTLAIPFDVEGTPRQRVALVETGVAKGVVHDRQSAKWFNTRSTGHAADPRRYGVGGHAGNLTMAGGDAKREQLIRAVKRGVLITRFHYTNTPDPKRATMTGTTRDGTFLIEDGRITRALANVRYTMSALDLFAGIDLLGPQRLARDWWSSNGMGSIVCLCPPMKVSRATITGSSPI, from the coding sequence ATGACCGCACGCGGCCGCGACGCGATGCTCGCGCCGCTCCAGGACGCGCTGCGCGACGCGAAGGGCGACGAGGCCGAGCTGTGGGTCCATCGCCGCCGCTCGGCGATCACCCGGTACGCGAAGAACGAGATCCACCAGAACGCCGTCGCCGACGAGACGCACGCGCAGGCTCGAGTCATCGTCGGAAAGGCCATGGGGATCGCGAGCGGGAACTCGCTCGACCCCGCTGAGCTGCGGCGTCTCGTTGGCGACGCCGCCGCGGCAGCGCGCGAGAGCGCACCGAACGCCGAGTGGCCCGGCCTCTCCGAGCCCGGCCCGGCGTCGGAGCCGAGGTCGTATGACGCCGACACCGCACGAGCGGATGCGGCGGACCAGGCCGATGCGATCAAGCGCATCACCGCCGCGGCGAAGGCGCGTGGCTTCCGGGCCGCAGGCACGCACCAGATCGAGCTCACTGAGGATTCGCTCGCGAACACGAACGGCGTCGGGAGGTATGCGCCGAGCACGATGGCCTACCTGCGGGCGCTGGTCACGAGCGACACCGGGACGGGTTGGGCGGAGGATCTCGGCTGGAGCACACGCTCGCTCGATGCCGACGGCGTGGCAGCACGCGCGATCGAGAAGGCCGCGCTCAATCGGGACCGCACGCAGCTCCCGCCGGGCGACTACGAAGCGGTGTTCGAGGAGCTCGCGGTCGCGGAGGTCCTGCGTTTCATGTCCTTGACCGGGCTCACCGGGCTGACGCTCAAGGACGGCCGCTCGTTCATGAAGGACCGGTTCGGTGAGCAGGTGACAGGTCAGCGCTTCTCGCTGTGGGACGACGGGCTCGACGACCGAACGCTCGCGATCCCTTTCGACGTCGAGGGCACACCCAGGCAACGCGTCGCACTGGTCGAGACCGGCGTCGCGAAGGGCGTCGTCCATGACCGTCAGTCCGCGAAGTGGTTCAACACGCGTTCCACCGGGCACGCAGCGGATCCGCGGCGTTACGGAGTCGGCGGCCATGCTGGAAATCTGACGATGGCCGGCGGCGACGCGAAGCGCGAGCAGCTGATCCGCGCGGTGAAGCGCGGCGTGCTCATCACCCGCTTCCACTACACGAACACGCCCGACCCCAAGCGTGCGACGATGACGGGGACCACACGCGACGGCACGTTCCTCATCGAAGACGGCCGCATCACGCGCGCCCTTGCGAACGTCCGGTACACCATGAGCGCGCTCGACCTGTTCGCGGGCATCGACCTGCTGGGGCCGCAGCGGCTCGCGCGCGACTGGTGGTCGTCCAACGGGATGGGCTCGATCGTGTGCCTCTGCCCGCCGATGAAGGTGTCGCGCGCGACCATCACTGGCTCGAGCCCGATCTAA
- a CDS encoding response regulator, protein MVASGHARTRIVIVVEDDRPIGELLAGVINDEEGYHAIHVTRPTDALHAMEQVKPDLLVLDVGLPGMSGLELYDRLHRDERLRSVPVMFETAVSKENGAEFRKRGIRNVLQKPFDLNELIASVKALAPPIAA, encoded by the coding sequence ATGGTTGCAAGCGGTCACGCGCGCACGCGGATCGTCATCGTCGTCGAGGACGACAGGCCGATCGGCGAGTTGCTTGCGGGCGTGATCAACGACGAAGAGGGTTATCACGCGATCCATGTGACGCGGCCCACCGATGCACTGCATGCGATGGAGCAGGTGAAGCCGGATCTCCTCGTCCTCGACGTCGGCCTTCCGGGAATGAGCGGCCTCGAGCTGTACGACCGCCTGCACCGGGACGAGCGGCTCCGCAGTGTGCCGGTCATGTTCGAGACAGCGGTGTCGAAGGAGAACGGGGCCGAGTTCCGCAAGCGGGGCATCCGGAACGTGCTGCAGAAGCCCTTCGACCTGAACGAGCTCATCGCCAGCGTGAAGGCGCTCGCTCCGCCGATCGCGGCCTAG
- a CDS encoding cytochrome c, whose protein sequence is MIFPISRQGLQDIAQFLIGGAVVFVVLALVMRYRGGEWRRFAISAGVLGVLVVVSYALAFTVAPNIPTPAVPFTARFVQNPTPDTRQSIDSGRAAFQANCAICHGPRALGDGPQAFVLNPKPVNLQLHVPQHAPGEVYYWITNGVAGTGMPAWKDTLSETQRWEVVRYLQALATGTVDR, encoded by the coding sequence GTGATCTTCCCGATCTCTCGTCAGGGTCTGCAGGACATCGCTCAGTTCCTCATCGGTGGCGCCGTGGTCTTCGTCGTGCTCGCGCTCGTCATGCGCTACCGCGGCGGAGAGTGGCGGCGCTTCGCCATCAGTGCCGGCGTACTGGGTGTGCTCGTCGTCGTGTCGTACGCGCTTGCGTTCACGGTCGCGCCGAACATCCCAACTCCGGCAGTCCCATTCACCGCGCGCTTCGTGCAGAACCCCACGCCGGACACTCGTCAGTCGATCGACTCAGGACGTGCGGCGTTCCAGGCGAACTGTGCGATCTGCCACGGACCGCGTGCGCTCGGCGATGGTCCGCAGGCGTTCGTGCTGAATCCGAAGCCGGTCAATTTGCAGCTGCACGTCCCGCAGCACGCGCCCGGCGAGGTCTACTACTGGATCACCAACGGAGTTGCCGGCACGGGCATGCCGGCGTGGAAGGACACGCTATCGGAGACGCAGCGCTGGGAGGTCGTCCGCTATCTGCAGGCTCTCGCGACCGGCACGGTGGATCGTTAG
- a CDS encoding chromate resistance protein ChrB domain-containing protein, with product MKWITREHPRVDRVACPWLIERFVDKKAEFVYVPADQVAAEAKRRDATPYDIKDVELGHHGAECSFDAFVHKYALDKDPAMIYMARVIRGADTADKTITPESQGVEALLDGVRRLHYSDDQKQREASRPLLDALYAYCREKAGKK from the coding sequence ATGAAGTGGATCACCCGCGAACACCCGCGCGTGGATCGCGTCGCGTGTCCGTGGCTCATCGAACGGTTCGTCGACAAGAAGGCGGAGTTCGTCTACGTACCCGCTGACCAGGTCGCGGCGGAAGCGAAGCGGCGCGACGCCACGCCGTACGACATCAAGGACGTCGAGCTCGGGCATCATGGGGCGGAGTGCAGCTTCGACGCCTTCGTGCACAAGTACGCTCTCGACAAGGATCCCGCGATGATCTACATGGCCAGGGTCATACGCGGCGCCGACACCGCCGACAAGACCATCACGCCGGAGTCACAAGGGGTCGAGGCCTTGCTCGACGGGGTGCGTCGTCTCCATTACTCCGACGACCAGAAGCAGCGGGAGGCTTCACGACCGCTCCTCGACGCGCTCTACGCGTACTGCAGGGAGAAGGCCGGGAAGAAGTGA